A genomic stretch from Chitinophaga lutea includes:
- a CDS encoding RagB/SusD family nutrient uptake outer membrane protein produces MQLLNKYICDPTHKFFTRIAILYCCVALSCNKLVEAPHPVNTITTEQAFIDSASAESAISGIYSAIGNSNGNASFATGTITTTTGLYSDELIYFYNSETFRQFYSNRLLADNDIIFIHLWKWPYQYIYQINSSLEALNAAAQLSVTQKNKLISECKFLRAFCYFYLTNLFGSIPYIATGDWRVSQSIPNISQSEVYIHILRDLQESIQGLPDDYQMYNNEKVRATRYAAYALLTRVYLFQRKWTDAVQAANKIINQTNIFDLEENLNDVFKKNSKESILQWFGHPNYAPHNATIEGATFVPYSETQPPFYHLSESLLGAFQPNDNRKNTWTKSTTYEAKTYFFPFKYKVGPAESRPGIPPTEYYTVFRLAEILLIRAEANANLNNITESRTDINKIRRRSGLEELSFQTQNDAVIAVRQERRCELFAEWGHRWFDLKRSDSFNEQMQIISQAKGATWKTTAALYPIPIAELRKNPFLRQNPGY; encoded by the coding sequence ATGCAACTTCTTAATAAATATATTTGCGATCCAACACACAAATTCTTTACAAGAATTGCAATATTGTATTGTTGTGTTGCTTTATCGTGCAATAAACTTGTCGAAGCACCGCACCCTGTAAATACGATAACAACAGAACAGGCATTCATAGACAGTGCCTCAGCAGAATCGGCAATATCAGGCATCTACAGTGCAATCGGCAATTCAAACGGAAATGCCAGCTTCGCTACGGGAACAATCACAACCACCACTGGACTATACTCAGACGAACTGATTTACTTCTATAACTCAGAAACATTCAGACAATTCTATAGTAATCGCTTGCTTGCAGATAATGACATAATCTTTATTCATCTCTGGAAATGGCCCTATCAATACATTTACCAAATAAATAGTAGCCTGGAGGCATTAAACGCCGCAGCGCAACTATCCGTAACTCAAAAAAACAAGCTTATTTCTGAATGTAAATTCCTCAGAGCATTCTGCTATTTCTACCTAACTAATCTATTTGGGAGCATCCCATATATCGCCACAGGAGACTGGCGGGTTTCTCAGTCGATTCCAAACATAAGTCAGTCGGAGGTATACATTCACATATTAAGGGATTTACAAGAATCTATACAGGGATTACCGGACGACTATCAGATGTATAATAATGAAAAAGTGCGTGCAACACGATATGCAGCCTATGCACTACTGACAAGAGTTTATTTATTTCAAAGGAAATGGACAGATGCAGTGCAAGCAGCCAATAAGATCATAAATCAAACCAATATATTTGACCTCGAAGAAAACCTAAATGATGTATTCAAAAAAAACAGTAAAGAATCAATTTTACAATGGTTCGGACATCCGAATTATGCACCACATAATGCCACTATTGAAGGGGCAACATTTGTTCCATACAGTGAAACACAGCCTCCTTTTTATCATTTAAGCGAATCTCTATTGGGTGCATTTCAGCCCAATGATAACCGAAAAAACACTTGGACCAAATCGACTACTTATGAGGCCAAAACATATTTCTTTCCCTTCAAATACAAAGTTGGCCCAGCGGAATCAAGACCGGGCATTCCACCAACGGAATACTATACAGTATTCCGACTTGCAGAAATTTTACTGATTCGCGCAGAAGCAAACGCAAATCTTAATAATATCACGGAGAGCCGGACTGATATCAACAAAATACGCCGAAGGAGCGGCTTAGAAGAGTTATCATTTCAAACCCAAAACGATGCTGTAATAGCTGTCAGGCAAGAGAGACGTTGCGAACTATTTGCTGAATGGGGCCATCGGTGGTTTGACTTGAAAAGATCAGATAGTTTCAACGAACAAATGCAAATCATTTCCCAAGCCAAAGGAGCAACCTGGAAAACAACCGCCGCATTATATCCTATCCCAATCGCCGAATTACGAAAAAACCCGTTCCTCAGACAAAACCCAGGGTACTAA
- a CDS encoding class III lanthionine synthetase LanKC N-terminal domain-containing protein — MDQVFSQGVSTTLVPDNQIVDYGNLLAKRGIAFTNWDYYYQVGQVDLVQGWVLYVSVVRSQLWAALETVLPMLIDHGVGFRVVQNIEAARLVLDGHAGMVQVGKVIIVYPENDAQAVSVASALVALSKAFKGPDVPTAAFLGGCVYARYGAIAGVRATNAGGTYETYIYDPAGNLIKDIEEVPFRLPHGVSWPFGTIREFSSAPIYKLIAGRYKPLLALQFQPKGVVLKAIRIKGLFRFLTCVLKQGSAYAWSDDHGRDIKDRLLWQQQVYESLKGIVRMPQVYEFFEWNGSSYLSMEFVRGRTLQAEINALNPQSASWSSLDAAIQRKIVGYLLQMVEFVESIHRAGFVHRDITPFNFMVDKKGRLWLIDCEMAYSLKAATPDPPYGLGTAGFMSAEQLRYDRPTVQEDIYAVGATMLSVFTGLLPGFLCPMPAAELKSRLLFFTSSTLLADLIGDCLQEQPEKRPTIGGIRQLLQNYEKSKAVAYRNGLSAGAGQINEVLASALRGLVRPPTPMMNNLWMVKEEGVTGPSGPAQATYAAYGGLVGIGGVMYVISRAAEAGYAVKDCEPAYESGWRFIQQNMLEIPDRVAPGLYGGLAGVALTVISGIKSGLLKKREGVEAMAKCFSDRYAGLNIANGCAGMGLSLLQCTDFLREKREDALLQEYEEVLLKSYDEILCQSLQQNGHWIMEVSSAGKPVADMRWDSGDTGIIWYLLHRAGCCHVPNLSRIADRLLPSILKQADQYRQLFSRKGYTAVLEPASSEGNRLLEFCRVLLKAYQNDQRPEYHRAVTELLETLPGCIVHTNFSQYNGLAGIGELYLEAHGVLGDERWRQQAAWIADLFCNTRKQVEDYCFWSTGDGRNVSAGFFTGNSGIIHFLLRYARPGIKFPFT; from the coding sequence ATGGATCAAGTATTCAGCCAGGGTGTTTCGACAACATTGGTGCCCGATAACCAAATAGTTGACTATGGTAATTTACTCGCCAAACGCGGGATTGCCTTTACGAACTGGGATTATTATTACCAGGTGGGGCAGGTTGATCTGGTGCAAGGATGGGTACTGTATGTGTCGGTGGTTCGCTCCCAGCTATGGGCCGCTCTTGAAACGGTTTTGCCTATGCTGATAGATCATGGTGTTGGGTTTCGGGTAGTCCAAAATATTGAAGCCGCAAGATTGGTGTTAGACGGCCATGCTGGCATGGTTCAGGTTGGAAAGGTGATAATCGTATATCCCGAAAATGATGCACAGGCCGTTAGCGTGGCTTCAGCCCTGGTGGCTTTGTCTAAGGCGTTTAAGGGGCCGGACGTGCCCACGGCGGCATTTCTCGGTGGTTGTGTATATGCTCGTTATGGTGCGATTGCAGGAGTACGGGCGACCAATGCGGGTGGCACGTACGAGACCTACATATATGATCCAGCGGGGAATTTGATTAAAGATATTGAAGAAGTTCCTTTTCGGTTGCCCCACGGTGTAAGTTGGCCGTTTGGCACTATCCGGGAATTTTCATCAGCCCCTATATATAAATTGATAGCTGGGCGATACAAGCCTTTACTGGCATTACAATTCCAACCGAAAGGGGTTGTATTGAAAGCTATCCGGATAAAAGGGTTATTCAGGTTTCTAACTTGTGTTTTAAAGCAAGGTAGTGCCTATGCGTGGTCTGACGATCACGGGCGGGATATAAAGGATAGATTACTTTGGCAACAGCAGGTGTATGAATCGTTGAAAGGGATTGTCCGTATGCCGCAAGTATATGAGTTCTTTGAGTGGAATGGCTCATCGTATTTATCAATGGAATTTGTCAGGGGCAGGACATTGCAGGCGGAAATCAATGCACTCAACCCGCAGTCGGCCAGCTGGTCGTCGCTCGATGCTGCAATACAACGTAAAATAGTAGGTTACCTTTTGCAGATGGTAGAATTTGTGGAAAGTATTCATCGCGCCGGTTTCGTACACCGGGATATTACGCCTTTCAATTTTATGGTGGACAAGAAGGGCCGCTTATGGCTCATTGATTGTGAAATGGCATATTCATTAAAAGCGGCGACCCCTGATCCTCCTTACGGGTTGGGGACGGCAGGGTTCATGTCGGCAGAACAGCTTCGTTATGACCGCCCCACTGTACAGGAGGATATATATGCCGTTGGGGCTACGATGTTATCGGTTTTCACCGGGTTGCTTCCGGGATTTCTTTGCCCGATGCCCGCGGCTGAATTGAAAAGCAGGTTGCTATTTTTTACCAGTTCGACCCTATTGGCAGACCTGATTGGAGATTGCCTGCAAGAGCAACCAGAAAAACGACCCACTATCGGGGGGATTCGACAGCTCCTACAGAATTATGAGAAGAGTAAAGCTGTAGCGTATCGTAATGGCCTATCTGCCGGTGCTGGGCAAATAAATGAAGTCCTGGCGTCTGCTCTTCGTGGCCTGGTTCGCCCGCCTACCCCTATGATGAATAACCTGTGGATGGTGAAAGAAGAAGGGGTTACTGGTCCTTCTGGTCCTGCACAGGCGACCTACGCTGCCTATGGCGGGCTGGTGGGAATCGGCGGGGTCATGTATGTGATCAGCAGAGCGGCTGAAGCGGGTTATGCAGTGAAAGACTGCGAACCGGCGTACGAATCAGGATGGCGATTTATTCAGCAGAATATGCTGGAGATCCCGGACAGGGTTGCACCCGGATTGTACGGAGGGTTAGCAGGGGTGGCTCTAACCGTCATCAGCGGTATAAAATCGGGATTACTGAAGAAACGGGAGGGGGTTGAGGCGATGGCAAAGTGTTTTTCCGACCGGTATGCGGGTTTGAATATCGCCAATGGGTGTGCTGGCATGGGTTTGTCGTTATTGCAATGCACGGACTTTCTGCGGGAGAAGCGAGAGGATGCACTGCTACAAGAGTATGAGGAAGTGTTGCTAAAAAGCTATGACGAAATACTATGCCAGTCATTGCAGCAAAATGGCCATTGGATTATGGAGGTTTCGTCAGCGGGTAAGCCAGTAGCTGATATGCGATGGGATAGTGGGGACACTGGAATAATATGGTACCTATTACACCGCGCGGGCTGTTGTCATGTTCCTAATTTGTCGCGTATCGCTGACCGGCTGTTGCCGTCGATTCTCAAACAGGCCGATCAGTACAGACAGCTATTTAGTAGAAAGGGATATACCGCGGTGTTAGAGCCTGCATCGAGCGAAGGCAACAGGCTGTTGGAGTTTTGCCGGGTGCTGTTGAAGGCATACCAAAACGATCAACGACCAGAATACCATAGAGCCGTAACCGAACTGTTGGAAACACTTCCGGGATGTATTGTGCATACGAATTTTTCACAATATAATGGGCTGGCTGGAATCGGAGAATTGTATTTGGAGGCCCACGGTGTTTTAGGAGACGAACGATGGCGGCAGCAGGCGGCATGGATAGCGGATTTGTTCTGTAATACCCGCAAACAGGTCGAAGATTATTGCTTTTGGTCTACCGGGGATGGCAGGAACGTTTCAGCTGGATTTTTCACTGGCAACAGCGGAATCATTCATTTCCTTTTGCGATATGCTCGTCCAGGTATCAAATTTCCATTTACTTAA
- a CDS encoding peroxiredoxin family protein gives MRILIIVTIVLSIILFGCSTPKVSPIEKLPSIRLTALDGKSTFLTDSLTEQQPVVLLWFDPECPNCDAEIRSIINNMDSLRHVQFVFLSLVSVEQIRGFVKHHQLNTYANIKVGQDTKFEFPKLFDVSSVPVTAVYGKNKALRQVFLGSATYSNILQEIKL, from the coding sequence ATGCGTATTCTTATTATTGTCACGATTGTTTTGTCCATTATATTATTCGGTTGTAGCACACCGAAAGTGTCTCCTATCGAAAAGCTCCCCTCCATACGGCTGACTGCTTTGGATGGTAAATCCACCTTTTTAACTGATAGTCTTACGGAACAACAGCCAGTAGTATTGCTATGGTTTGATCCTGAGTGTCCGAACTGCGATGCGGAAATCCGCAGCATCATAAATAACATGGATTCTTTAAGGCATGTACAATTTGTGTTCCTAAGTCTGGTGTCCGTTGAGCAGATTAGGGGGTTTGTAAAGCATCATCAGTTAAATACGTATGCCAATATTAAAGTGGGGCAAGACACAAAGTTCGAATTTCCAAAACTTTTCGACGTTAGTTCCGTGCCGGTGACAGCGGTGTACGGGAAGAATAAGGCGTTGCGCCAAGTGTTTTTGGGTAGTGCCACTTATAGCAATATCCTGCAAGAAATAAAATTGTAA
- a CDS encoding LytR/AlgR family response regulator transcription factor, whose protein sequence is MRHPIRVVIVDDEPAITHTLSTFLAGHPDFYVVASCATVQDALIVIPATEPDLLLLDIAFPDGTAWDILRPLLPLSFRVIFITAFHEHAIKAIKVGALDYILKPVDELELSAALQKAQIDPPPAAQQITMATRHNGHTAPAQLLLRENHIYHLVNVADIMYLDATSGGLLLFHLQDGRQIPVHKTIRDYEDLLPAADFFRPHQSYLVNRRHVTQYHSAGHLILKNTHRVPVSVRKQDHIRDYLNG, encoded by the coding sequence ATGCGCCACCCTATTCGCGTCGTTATCGTAGACGACGAGCCTGCCATTACCCATACACTCTCAACGTTTCTGGCGGGCCACCCTGATTTTTATGTAGTCGCTTCCTGCGCCACCGTGCAGGATGCACTGATCGTTATTCCCGCCACCGAGCCAGACCTGCTACTACTGGATATCGCCTTTCCGGACGGCACCGCGTGGGATATCCTGCGACCTTTGCTACCGCTGTCCTTCCGCGTAATCTTCATTACCGCATTTCATGAACACGCAATAAAAGCGATTAAGGTGGGGGCGCTGGACTACATTTTAAAGCCGGTGGATGAACTCGAACTAAGCGCCGCCCTGCAGAAAGCCCAAATAGACCCGCCACCTGCCGCCCAACAAATCACGATGGCAACCCGCCATAACGGCCATACCGCCCCGGCACAGTTGCTGCTGCGCGAGAACCATATTTATCATCTGGTAAATGTCGCCGATATCATGTATTTGGACGCCACCAGCGGGGGGCTACTCCTGTTTCATTTGCAGGATGGTCGCCAGATACCCGTCCACAAGACGATCCGGGATTACGAGGATCTGCTGCCGGCAGCCGACTTTTTCCGGCCACACCAATCTTATCTTGTCAACAGGCGGCACGTCACCCAGTACCACAGTGCCGGTCACCTAATCCTTAAAAATACCCACCGCGTTCCCGTTTCGGTTCGCAAACAAGATCACATCCGCGATTACCTCAATGGCTAA
- a CDS encoding histidine kinase translates to MKYYLGFIFLLFACNHRPAPVVEQTDNAMLRTLDEILYLLNEEGRGTEANLRLDSLTDLVHRASNAAVPAAWHRIKSVYLMKMENYDSSQYHIKEAQRYARQISDTNLQLLDAMSQEVTLLTTKNDYISALAVAGNVYNLAKRVDTTQLSVVCLRMAETLFRLGQMDASRRYMLEALTNAITPALADVIRRSAMGAEYGFPPDQIDSAIRFYEQPKNLKMPRKPFAQAALLYHIGNLYAVRGNVQKFETYLLQSLYLSRNTPFVTATIYRDLAYATSKTGRLDQSDRYLDTAEAMLRDSLLPQQELGRVFLQRADNMKLRGNHQAATVWQDSATIHASRYNDQQALLDADQADANLNRQVNERKIAALDASNKANLQISQQRKIILVVVIVGSLLLLGIILLLFRRRQLQNKVRQAHLELSLLRTQMEPHFLFNALSVLQHQIARARNEDASWYLSRLSRLLKITLLNARKNYVPLADEVSALDSYLSMQQMQSDTFDYQLDIYEGYQDDDLHIPPMLLQPFVENAIQHGVRYLQDRRGLITVTITRQQHTLHCIIEDNGRGPAAKAAGQSDEKPSQSTNITAQRLEILSRMSRTKATLSVVDKSTIGQSGVIVTLVIPFQ, encoded by the coding sequence ATGAAATATTACCTCGGTTTTATTTTCCTGCTGTTCGCCTGCAACCACCGGCCCGCGCCGGTAGTTGAGCAAACAGACAACGCAATGTTAAGAACCCTCGATGAAATACTGTACCTGCTCAACGAAGAAGGCCGCGGCACAGAAGCGAACCTGCGACTGGACAGTCTGACTGATCTTGTTCACCGTGCAAGCAACGCCGCCGTACCTGCAGCCTGGCACCGTATCAAAAGTGTTTACTTGATGAAGATGGAAAATTACGACAGCAGCCAATATCATATTAAAGAAGCGCAACGATACGCCCGTCAAATCAGCGACACCAATCTCCAGCTACTGGATGCCATGAGCCAGGAAGTGACTTTACTGACCACCAAAAACGACTATATCAGTGCCCTTGCTGTTGCCGGCAACGTCTACAATCTGGCAAAACGAGTGGACACCACCCAGCTGTCCGTCGTATGCCTGCGTATGGCCGAAACCCTTTTTAGACTGGGGCAAATGGATGCCAGCAGGCGGTACATGCTCGAAGCCTTGACCAATGCCATCACACCAGCACTGGCCGACGTAATCCGCAGGTCGGCAATGGGCGCAGAATACGGTTTCCCTCCTGATCAAATTGATTCAGCCATCCGGTTCTATGAGCAACCAAAAAACCTGAAAATGCCGCGAAAACCCTTCGCACAGGCTGCCCTTTTGTATCATATCGGTAATTTGTACGCGGTTCGCGGTAACGTTCAAAAATTTGAAACCTACCTACTGCAAAGCCTGTACCTGAGCCGTAACACCCCGTTTGTTACTGCCACCATCTACCGCGATTTGGCCTATGCCACCAGCAAAACCGGCAGGCTGGACCAGTCCGACCGCTATCTGGACACAGCCGAAGCGATGCTCCGTGACAGCCTCCTGCCCCAACAAGAGCTGGGCCGTGTATTTCTGCAACGGGCAGACAACATGAAACTACGCGGCAACCACCAGGCCGCCACTGTCTGGCAGGATTCGGCAACTATCCACGCCAGCCGGTATAATGACCAGCAGGCTTTATTAGATGCTGACCAAGCCGATGCCAACCTGAACCGGCAGGTCAACGAACGAAAAATTGCCGCCCTCGATGCCAGCAATAAAGCCAACCTGCAAATCAGCCAGCAACGAAAGATCATCCTTGTGGTGGTGATCGTAGGTAGCCTGCTACTACTGGGTATTATCTTACTGCTTTTTCGCCGCCGCCAGCTGCAGAACAAGGTACGACAAGCACATCTTGAACTCAGCTTGCTGCGTACCCAAATGGAACCGCACTTCCTTTTTAATGCCCTTTCTGTCCTGCAACACCAGATCGCGCGTGCCCGCAACGAGGATGCCAGCTGGTACTTGTCCCGGTTGTCCCGCCTCCTCAAAATTACCCTGCTCAACGCCCGGAAAAATTACGTACCGCTGGCAGATGAAGTGTCGGCACTGGACAGTTATCTGTCTATGCAGCAAATGCAGTCCGACACCTTTGACTACCAGCTGGATATTTACGAGGGCTACCAGGACGATGATCTGCACATTCCACCGATGCTGCTGCAACCCTTTGTCGAAAATGCCATCCAGCACGGTGTTCGCTACCTGCAAGATCGCCGTGGCCTGATTACGGTGACCATCACTCGCCAGCAGCATACCCTGCACTGTATCATTGAGGATAACGGCAGGGGACCGGCAGCAAAGGCGGCAGGGCAGTCAGATGAGAAACCTTCCCAATCCACCAACATCACCGCCCAGCGGCTGGAAATTCTCAGCCGGATGAGCCGCACCAAAGCCACCCTATCGGTCGTCGATAAGTCCACGATAGGCCAGAGCGGCGTAATAGTGACCCTGGTGATTCCCTTCCAGTAG
- a CDS encoding RteC domain-containing protein: MASKTDAMSTTFAQLLAQTTAKLRPVVPGQDTASQLSALHYNIALVSDALLALRHSFVQTSPTPADEIHFFREVKPSLSVHLVYYTDILRIVHNLPIADRERATAYLQAQTHAQQQFIERHLFYFQYFNSNQRHLDDKLFIRGASPKPDLLFAIDTDAQFTTGYDYLKAALDASGRVLQFLQDLTHWLLHPPPPNTTPAVPATALTWTGAKRGLIELTYALHEAAAFNNGNVDLKTIQDGLEVAFNVKLGNASRIFQEILGRKSGDTNFLELLTGKLRQRIEKMEEKNLRKR; this comes from the coding sequence GTGGCATCAAAAACAGATGCCATGTCCACCACCTTCGCGCAACTGCTGGCCCAGACCACCGCTAAACTTCGCCCTGTCGTCCCCGGCCAGGACACCGCCTCCCAACTTTCGGCCCTCCATTACAATATCGCCCTCGTCAGTGACGCACTGCTGGCGTTACGCCATTCTTTTGTCCAAACCAGTCCCACACCCGCCGACGAAATCCATTTCTTCCGCGAGGTAAAGCCCTCCCTTTCGGTTCACCTGGTCTACTACACCGACATTCTGCGCATCGTTCACAACCTGCCGATTGCCGACCGGGAGCGCGCCACCGCCTACCTGCAAGCACAAACCCACGCCCAACAGCAGTTTATTGAGCGACACCTGTTCTATTTCCAATATTTTAACAGCAACCAGCGGCACCTGGACGACAAACTGTTCATCCGGGGAGCCAGCCCCAAACCTGATCTGCTCTTTGCCATCGACACCGACGCGCAGTTTACGACTGGGTACGATTACCTGAAAGCCGCACTGGATGCCTCCGGGCGTGTTTTACAATTCCTGCAGGATCTGACCCATTGGCTGCTGCATCCGCCACCGCCCAACACCACGCCTGCAGTGCCGGCCACCGCCTTAACATGGACAGGAGCAAAAAGGGGACTGATCGAGCTGACCTATGCCCTCCACGAAGCCGCCGCATTTAATAACGGCAACGTAGACCTGAAAACCATTCAGGATGGACTGGAAGTGGCTTTTAATGTTAAACTGGGCAATGCCTCCCGCATTTTTCAGGAAATACTGGGGCGCAAAAGTGGTGATACTAATTTCTTAGAACTACTCACCGGCAAACTCCGTCAGCGAATAGAAAAAATGGAGGAAAAAAATCTGCGCAAAAGATAG
- a CDS encoding DUF4134 domain-containing protein yields the protein MRIRSIRITPTVGLSLLLLCLLLTDAALAQDGEAGIREATTKLKRYFETAQTLLYAIGGVIGLIGAIKVYSKWSHGDNDTTKTAAAWFSACIFLVVVATVLKSFFGLN from the coding sequence ATGCGTATCCGATCCATTCGGATAACCCCCACCGTTGGGTTATCCCTGCTACTGCTTTGCCTTTTGCTCACCGATGCCGCCCTTGCGCAAGATGGCGAGGCAGGCATCCGGGAAGCAACCACCAAACTGAAAAGATACTTTGAAACAGCACAAACACTGCTCTACGCCATCGGTGGCGTGATCGGCCTGATCGGTGCCATCAAGGTATACAGCAAATGGTCACACGGCGACAACGACACCACCAAAACCGCCGCTGCGTGGTTTTCCGCCTGCATCTTCCTGGTCGTAGTGGCCACAGTACTCAAAAGTTTCTTCGGTCTTAATTAA
- a CDS encoding DUF4133 domain-containing protein translates to MSSVFRINKGIGKSIEFRGIKAQFLYYLAAGMLLLLLVFFGLYALGINMYLCVGITLPAGAGLIALTQHLSKKYGAHGLTKRLQQHQLPETIYSRSRKVFTQLKRSHP, encoded by the coding sequence ATGAGCAGCGTTTTCCGCATCAACAAAGGAATCGGTAAGTCTATAGAGTTTCGGGGCATCAAAGCCCAGTTCCTCTACTACCTGGCCGCAGGCATGTTACTGCTGCTACTGGTGTTCTTCGGCCTGTACGCACTGGGCATCAATATGTACCTCTGTGTGGGCATCACCCTGCCTGCCGGGGCGGGGTTGATCGCCCTCACCCAGCACCTGAGCAAAAAATATGGTGCCCACGGCCTCACCAAACGCCTGCAACAACACCAGCTGCCGGAGACCATCTACTCCCGTTCCCGCAAAGTCTTCACCCAGCTTAAACGTAGCCACCCATGA